One genomic segment of Vulpes vulpes isolate BD-2025 chromosome 2, VulVul3, whole genome shotgun sequence includes these proteins:
- the WFS1 gene encoding wolframin isoform X6, whose translation MSCHSTDGSSDEALLGPVKADVEAPFGDVLERAKAGDAKAQTEVGKHYLLLAGAGDEELNNCMAVDWLILAAKQGRREAVKLLRRCLTDRKGITFENEQEVKQLSSETDLERAVRKAALVMYWKLNPKKKKQVAVSELLENVGQVNEQEGAAQPGPVPKSLQKQRRVLERLVSSESKSHIAPDDFVEITKKYAKGIIPANLFLQDDDDDELAGKGPEDLPLRLKMVKYPLHAVMEIKEYLIDVASRAGMHWLSSIVPTQHINALIFFFIISNLTIDFFAFFIPLVVFYLSFVSMVICTLKVFQDSRAWESFRTLTGLLLRFEPNLDVEQAEVNFGWNHLEPYVHFLLSVFFVIFSFPIASKDCIPCSELAVVSVFFTATSYVSLSSSAEPYTRRALVTEVAAGLLSLLPTLPCGWQHLKLLGQTFVTVPLGHLVVLNVSVPCLLYVYLLYLFFRMAQLRGFKGTYCYLVPYLVCFMWCELSVVILLESTGLGLARATVGYFLFLFALPVLVAGLVLVGVLQLARWFLSLELTKVAVTALLCSVPLLFRWWSKASFSPVAMVKSLTRSSVVKLILVWITAIVLFCWLYVYRSEGMKVYNSTLTWQQYGFLCGPRAWKETNMARTQILCSHLEGHRVTWTGRFKYVRVTEIDNSAEAAINMLPLFVGDWMRCLYGEAYPSCSPGNASTAAEELCRLKLLAKHPCHIRKFDRYKFEITVGMPYSGANGSRGPEEDDVTKDIVLRASGEFKDVLLGLRHGSLIEFSTVLEGRLGSKWPVFELKAIRCLNCMAQLSPARRHVKIEHDWRSTVHGAVKFAFDFFFFPFLSAV comes from the exons ATGTCCTGTCACAGCACAGATGGCAGCTCAGACGAGGCTCTTTTGG GGCCTGTGAAGGCAGATGTGGAGGCGCCCTTTGGAGACGTGCTGGAGAGGGCCAAGGCGGGGGACGCCAAGGCGCAGACGGAG GTGGGGAAGCACTACCTGCTCCTGGCGGGCGCCGGGGACGAGGAGCTGAACAATTGCATGGCCGTCGACTGGCTCATCCTCGCCGCCAAGCAGGGCCGGCGGGAGGCTGTAAAGCTCCTGCGCCGGTGCCTGACCGACAGGAAAG GCATCACTTTTGAGAACGAGCAGGAGGTGAAGCAGCTCTCCTCCGAGACCGACCTGGAGCGGGCGGTGCGCAAGGCGGCCTTGGTCATGTACTGGAAGCTCAATCccaagaagaagaagcaggtggCCGTGTCCGAGCTGCTGGAGAACGTGGGTCAGGTCAACGAGCAGG AGGGAGCGGCACAGCCGGGCCCCGTCCCCAAGTCCCTCCAGAAGCAGAGGCGGGTGCTGGAGCGCTTGGTCAGCAGCGAAT CCAAGAGCCACATAGCGCCGGACGACTTCGTGGAGATCACCAAGAAGTACGCCAAGGGCATCATCCCCGCCAACCTGTTCCTGCaggacgacgacgacgacgagcTGGCGGGCAAGGGCCCCGAGGACCTGCCCCTGCGTCTGAAG ATGGTCAAGTACCCGTTGCACGCTGTCATGGAGATCAAGGAGTACCTGATCGACGTGGCCTCGCGGGCGGGCATGCACTGGCTGTCCAGCATCGTGCCCACCCAGCACATCAATGCCCtcatcttcttcttcatcatcagcAACCTGACCATTGACTTCTTCGCCTTCTTCATCCCGCTGGTCGTCTTCTACCTGTCGTTCGTCTCCATGGTGATCTGCACCCTCAAGGTGTTCCAGGACAGCAGGGCGTGGGAGAGCTTCCGCACCCTCACGGGCCTGCTCCTGCGCTTCGAGCCCAACCTGGACGTGGAGCAGGCCGAGGTCAACTTCGGCTGGAACCACCTGGAGCCCTACGTGCACTTCCTGCTGTCCGTCTTCTTCGTCATCTTCTCCTTCCCCATCGCCAGCAAGGACTGCATCCCCTGCTCCGAGCTGGCCGTCGTGTCCGTCTTCTTCACTGCCACCAGCTATGTGAGCCTGAGCTCGTCCGCCGAGCCCTACACCCGGAGGGCCCTGGTGACCGAGGTGGCCGCCGGCCTGctgtccctcctgcccaccctgccctgcgGCTGGCAGCACCTGAAGCTCCTGGGCCAGACCTTCGTCACCGTGCCCCTGGGCCACTTGGTCGTCCTGAACGTCAGCGTCCCCTGCCTGCTGTACGTGTACCTCCTGTACCTCTTCTTCCGCATGGCGCAGCTGCGGGGCTTCAAGGGCACCTACTGCTACCTGGTGCCCTATCTGGTCTGCTTCATGTGGTGTGAGCTGTCCGTGGTCATCCTGCTCGAGTCCACCGGCCTGGGGCTCGCCCGAGCCACCGTGGGCTACTTCCTCTTCCTGTTCGCGCTCCCCGTCCTGGTGGCCGGCCTGGTGCTCGTGGGCGTGCTGCAGCTTGCCCGCTGGTTCCTGTCGCTGGAGCTCACCAAGGTGGCCGTCACCGCGCTGCTGTGCAGCGTCCCCCTGCTGTTCCGCTGGTGGAGCAAGGCCAGCTTCTCGCCGGTGGCCATGGTCAAGTCCCTGACGCGGAGCTCCGTCGTCAAGCTCATCCTGGTGTGGATTACGGCCATCGTGCTCTTCTGCTGGCTGTACGTGTACCGCTCGGAGGGCATGAAGGTCTACAACTCCACGCTCACCTGGCAGCAGTACGGCTTCCTGTGCGGGCCCCGGGCCTGGAAGGAGACCAACATGGCCCGCACCCAGATCCTGTGCAGCCACCTGGAGGGCCACAGGGTCACGTGGACGGGCCGCTTCAAGTACGTGCGGGTGACGGAGATCGACAACAGCGCCGAGGCGGCCATCAACATGCTCCCGCTCTTCGTGGGCGACTGGATGCGCTGCCTGTACGGCGAGGCCTACCCGTCCTGCAGCCCCGGCAACGCCTCCACGGCCGCGGAGGAGCTGTGCCGCCTGAAGCTCCTGGCCAAGCACCCCTGCCACATCCGCAAGTTCGACCGCTACAAGTTCGAGATCACGGTGGGCATGCCCTACAGCGGCGCCAACGGCTCCCGCGGCCCGGAGGAGGACGACGTCACCAAGGACATCGTGCTGCGGGCCAGCGGCGAGTTCAAGGACGTGCTGCTCGGCCTGCGCCACGGCAGCCTCATCGAGTTCAGCACCGTCCTCGAGGGCCGCCTGGGCAGCAAGTGGCCCGTCTTCGAGCTCAAGGCCATCCGCTGCCTCAACTGCATGGCGCAGCTGTCCCCCGCCCGGCGCCACGTGAAGATCGAGCACGACTGGCGCAGCACCGTGCACGGCGCCGTCAAGTTCGCCTTCGACTTCTTCTTCTTCCCGTTCCTGTCGGCCGTGTAA
- the WFS1 gene encoding wolframin isoform X5, translating to MAPKAVGPGSRSPASQRPPWEADCSVPCVPGPFGEHSRTCGRTAPRKTRKGPVKADVEAPFGDVLERAKAGDAKAQTEVGKHYLLLAGAGDEELNNCMAVDWLILAAKQGRREAVKLLRRCLTDRKGITFENEQEVKQLSSETDLERAVRKAALVMYWKLNPKKKKQVAVSELLENVGQVNEQEGAAQPGPVPKSLQKQRRVLERLVSSESKSHIAPDDFVEITKKYAKGIIPANLFLQDDDDDELAGKGPEDLPLRLKMVKYPLHAVMEIKEYLIDVASRAGMHWLSSIVPTQHINALIFFFIISNLTIDFFAFFIPLVVFYLSFVSMVICTLKVFQDSRAWESFRTLTGLLLRFEPNLDVEQAEVNFGWNHLEPYVHFLLSVFFVIFSFPIASKDCIPCSELAVVSVFFTATSYVSLSSSAEPYTRRALVTEVAAGLLSLLPTLPCGWQHLKLLGQTFVTVPLGHLVVLNVSVPCLLYVYLLYLFFRMAQLRGFKGTYCYLVPYLVCFMWCELSVVILLESTGLGLARATVGYFLFLFALPVLVAGLVLVGVLQLARWFLSLELTKVAVTALLCSVPLLFRWWSKASFSPVAMVKSLTRSSVVKLILVWITAIVLFCWLYVYRSEGMKVYNSTLTWQQYGFLCGPRAWKETNMARTQILCSHLEGHRVTWTGRFKYVRVTEIDNSAEAAINMLPLFVGDWMRCLYGEAYPSCSPGNASTAAEELCRLKLLAKHPCHIRKFDRYKFEITVGMPYSGANGSRGPEEDDVTKDIVLRASGEFKDVLLGLRHGSLIEFSTVLEGRLGSKWPVFELKAIRCLNCMAQLSPARRHVKIEHDWRSTVHGAVKFAFDFFFFPFLSAV from the exons ATGGCCCCTAAGGCTGTGGGGCCAGGCTCCCGGAGCCCTGCAAGTCAGAGGCCGCCTTGGGAGGCAGACTGCAGCGTGCCCTGCGTGCCGGGACCCTTCGGGGAGCACAGCCGGACCTGCGGGAGAACAGCCCCAAGGAAAACGCGCAAGG GGCCTGTGAAGGCAGATGTGGAGGCGCCCTTTGGAGACGTGCTGGAGAGGGCCAAGGCGGGGGACGCCAAGGCGCAGACGGAG GTGGGGAAGCACTACCTGCTCCTGGCGGGCGCCGGGGACGAGGAGCTGAACAATTGCATGGCCGTCGACTGGCTCATCCTCGCCGCCAAGCAGGGCCGGCGGGAGGCTGTAAAGCTCCTGCGCCGGTGCCTGACCGACAGGAAAG GCATCACTTTTGAGAACGAGCAGGAGGTGAAGCAGCTCTCCTCCGAGACCGACCTGGAGCGGGCGGTGCGCAAGGCGGCCTTGGTCATGTACTGGAAGCTCAATCccaagaagaagaagcaggtggCCGTGTCCGAGCTGCTGGAGAACGTGGGTCAGGTCAACGAGCAGG AGGGAGCGGCACAGCCGGGCCCCGTCCCCAAGTCCCTCCAGAAGCAGAGGCGGGTGCTGGAGCGCTTGGTCAGCAGCGAAT CCAAGAGCCACATAGCGCCGGACGACTTCGTGGAGATCACCAAGAAGTACGCCAAGGGCATCATCCCCGCCAACCTGTTCCTGCaggacgacgacgacgacgagcTGGCGGGCAAGGGCCCCGAGGACCTGCCCCTGCGTCTGAAG ATGGTCAAGTACCCGTTGCACGCTGTCATGGAGATCAAGGAGTACCTGATCGACGTGGCCTCGCGGGCGGGCATGCACTGGCTGTCCAGCATCGTGCCCACCCAGCACATCAATGCCCtcatcttcttcttcatcatcagcAACCTGACCATTGACTTCTTCGCCTTCTTCATCCCGCTGGTCGTCTTCTACCTGTCGTTCGTCTCCATGGTGATCTGCACCCTCAAGGTGTTCCAGGACAGCAGGGCGTGGGAGAGCTTCCGCACCCTCACGGGCCTGCTCCTGCGCTTCGAGCCCAACCTGGACGTGGAGCAGGCCGAGGTCAACTTCGGCTGGAACCACCTGGAGCCCTACGTGCACTTCCTGCTGTCCGTCTTCTTCGTCATCTTCTCCTTCCCCATCGCCAGCAAGGACTGCATCCCCTGCTCCGAGCTGGCCGTCGTGTCCGTCTTCTTCACTGCCACCAGCTATGTGAGCCTGAGCTCGTCCGCCGAGCCCTACACCCGGAGGGCCCTGGTGACCGAGGTGGCCGCCGGCCTGctgtccctcctgcccaccctgccctgcgGCTGGCAGCACCTGAAGCTCCTGGGCCAGACCTTCGTCACCGTGCCCCTGGGCCACTTGGTCGTCCTGAACGTCAGCGTCCCCTGCCTGCTGTACGTGTACCTCCTGTACCTCTTCTTCCGCATGGCGCAGCTGCGGGGCTTCAAGGGCACCTACTGCTACCTGGTGCCCTATCTGGTCTGCTTCATGTGGTGTGAGCTGTCCGTGGTCATCCTGCTCGAGTCCACCGGCCTGGGGCTCGCCCGAGCCACCGTGGGCTACTTCCTCTTCCTGTTCGCGCTCCCCGTCCTGGTGGCCGGCCTGGTGCTCGTGGGCGTGCTGCAGCTTGCCCGCTGGTTCCTGTCGCTGGAGCTCACCAAGGTGGCCGTCACCGCGCTGCTGTGCAGCGTCCCCCTGCTGTTCCGCTGGTGGAGCAAGGCCAGCTTCTCGCCGGTGGCCATGGTCAAGTCCCTGACGCGGAGCTCCGTCGTCAAGCTCATCCTGGTGTGGATTACGGCCATCGTGCTCTTCTGCTGGCTGTACGTGTACCGCTCGGAGGGCATGAAGGTCTACAACTCCACGCTCACCTGGCAGCAGTACGGCTTCCTGTGCGGGCCCCGGGCCTGGAAGGAGACCAACATGGCCCGCACCCAGATCCTGTGCAGCCACCTGGAGGGCCACAGGGTCACGTGGACGGGCCGCTTCAAGTACGTGCGGGTGACGGAGATCGACAACAGCGCCGAGGCGGCCATCAACATGCTCCCGCTCTTCGTGGGCGACTGGATGCGCTGCCTGTACGGCGAGGCCTACCCGTCCTGCAGCCCCGGCAACGCCTCCACGGCCGCGGAGGAGCTGTGCCGCCTGAAGCTCCTGGCCAAGCACCCCTGCCACATCCGCAAGTTCGACCGCTACAAGTTCGAGATCACGGTGGGCATGCCCTACAGCGGCGCCAACGGCTCCCGCGGCCCGGAGGAGGACGACGTCACCAAGGACATCGTGCTGCGGGCCAGCGGCGAGTTCAAGGACGTGCTGCTCGGCCTGCGCCACGGCAGCCTCATCGAGTTCAGCACCGTCCTCGAGGGCCGCCTGGGCAGCAAGTGGCCCGTCTTCGAGCTCAAGGCCATCCGCTGCCTCAACTGCATGGCGCAGCTGTCCCCCGCCCGGCGCCACGTGAAGATCGAGCACGACTGGCGCAGCACCGTGCACGGCGCCGTCAAGTTCGCCTTCGACTTCTTCTTCTTCCCGTTCCTGTCGGCCGTGTAA